The proteins below come from a single Drosophila teissieri strain GT53w chromosome 3L, Prin_Dtei_1.1, whole genome shotgun sequence genomic window:
- the LOC122617374 gene encoding splicing factor 3B subunit 6: MNKRNHIRLPPEVNRLLYVRNLPYKITSDEMYDIFGKFGAIRQIRVGNTPETRGTAFVVYEDIFDAKNACDHLSGFNVCNRYLVVLYYQSNKAFKRVDMDKKQEELNNIKAKYNLKTPEAP; the protein is encoded by the exons ATGAACAAGCGCAACCAT ATCCGCCTGCCGCCAGAGGTGAATCGGTTGCTGTACGTGCGGAATCTGCCGTACAAAATCACCTCGGACGAGATGTACGACATATTCGGAAAATTTGGAGCCATTCGACAGATACGCGT AGGCAATACGCCAGAAACGCGTGGCACCGCCTTTGTCGTCTACGAGGACATTTTCGATGCCAAGAACGCCTGCGACCATTTATCCGGTTTCAATGTCTGCAATCGCTATCTGGTGGTGCTCTACTACCAATCCAACAAGGCCTTCAAGCGCGTGGACATGGACaagaagcaggaggagctgaACAACATTAAGGCCAAGTACAATCTGAAGACACCGGAGGCTCCTTAG
- the LOC122615637 gene encoding transportin-1-like isoform X2 gives MAWTPRDEGLQQLLPILKDSQSPDTATQLAVQVLEEFNCYPDFNNYLVYVLTKLKTEDEATRSMSGLILKNNILEQSTTLQPEFVEYIKHECLQAVGDSSPLIRSTVGILITTIASNGGLHNWPQLLPSLCEMLDNQDYNVCEGAFSALQKICEDFAEILDSAALNRPLNIMIPKFLEYFKHNSPKIRSHAIACISQLIINRSPALLLSIDSLIRNLLHVSSDDDPVVRKNVCHALVCLVQVHCDHMVPHMWQIVGNILLCSQDADKDVALQATEFWLSLGMQTNSRDMLAPILSQLVSVLVRRMQYTEVDITLLKANVDEDDEEPDREQDISPRFHKSRAHLINTELDEDPDDDKSFSDWSLRKCSASSFDMVANIFREDCLPVVLPILKETLFHQEWVIKESGVLALGAIAEGCMQGMIQHLPELIPYLISCLSDKKALVRSITCWTLSRYANWVVNQPHDQYLKPLMEELLKRILDSNKRVQEAACSAFATLEEEACTELVPYLEYILKTLVFAFSKYQHKNLLILYDAVGTLADSVGHHLNKPQYIDILMPPLIDKWNLLKDDDKDLFPLLECLSSIATALQSGFLPYCDPVYRRCISLIEQTINQEMLCEQNQSHDFPDKERMIAALDLLCALAEGLDHHIEPLVANSNVLHLLSQCVQDVMPTVRQSSFALLGDLSKSCFSQVYPFITEFFLSLVQNLNPNFIEVCNNATWAIGEICLKLGEETKQYIRLVLSDLLIIINRQNMPKTLLENAAITIGRLGYVCPDEVAPYLPEFAREWCTLLRHIQDNSEKYSSFMGMCHMIRLNPEGVVTDFMFFCDAVASWENPPQNLRQMIQNILQGFKNQTGEENWQSFTDQFPPPLTYRLNYLYDI, from the exons ATGGCGTGGACACCACGGGATGAGGGtctgcagcagctccttcCGATACTCAAGGACTCGCAGTCTCCGGACACAGCCACGCAGCTAGCCGTGCAAGTG CTGGAAGAATTCAATTGCTACCCGGACTTCAACAACTATCTTGTCTATGTGCTCACGAAACTGAAGACGGAGGACGAGGCAACGCGCTCGATGAGCGGACTGATCCTCAAAAACAACATCCTTGAACAAAGCACAACCCTGCAGCCGGAGTTCGTGGAGTACATCAAACACGAGTGCCTGCAGGCAGTGGGTGACTCGTCGCCCCTCATCCGTTCCACCGTGGGCATCCTAATCACCACCATCGCCAGCAATGGCGGTCTGCACAACTGGCCGCAGCTGCTTCCATCTCTCTGCGAAATGCTCGACAACCAGGACTACAATGTGTGCGAGGGAGCCTTCAGTGCCCTGCAAAAAATTTGCGAGGATTTCGCCGAGATTTTGGACTCCGCCGCGCTCAACAGACCGCTGAACATAATGATTCCAAAGTTCCTGGAGTACTTCAAGCACAACAGTCCAAAGATCCGCTCCCACGCCATTGCCTGCATCAGCCAACTCATCATAAACAGATCTCCGGCCCTGCTGCTCAGCATAGACAGCCTCATTAGGAATCTCTTACACGTGTCCTCGGATGATGACCCCGTGGTTCGCAAGAACGTTTGCCACGCATTGGTGTGTCTGGTGCAGGTGCACTGTGACCACATGGTACCGCACATGTGGCAGATTGTTGGG AACATTTTGTTGTGCTCCCAGGACGCCGATAAGGACGTGGCTCTGCAGGCCACCGAGTTCTGGCTGTCATTGGGAATGCAGACAAACAGCAGGGATATGCTGGCTCCCATTTTATCCCAGTTAGTCTCAGTTCTTGTGCGTCGAATGCAATACACGGAAGTCGACATTACTCTTCTGAAGGCCAATGTAGATGAAGATGACGAGGAGCCTGATAGAGAGCAGGATATCAGCCCACGTTTCCACAAGTCCCGTGCACACTTAATTAATACTGAATTGGATGAAGACCCGGACGACGATAAATCGTTTTCGGATTGGAGCTTGCGCAAGTGCAGCGCTTCTTCCTTCGACATGGTGGCGAATATTTTCCGCGAGGATTGCTTACCCGTTGTGCTGCCCATCCTAAAGGAGACGCTATTCCACCAGGAATGGGTGATCAAAGAGAGTGGTGTGCTGGCCTTGGGAGCTATCGCCGAGGGCTGCATGCAGGGCATGATCCAACACCTGCCAGAGCTGATTCCCTACCTAATTAGCTGTCTGTCCGACAAGAAGGCACTGGTGCGCTCCATTACATGCTGGACGCTCTCGCGATACGCCAACTGGGTTGTCAACCAGCCGCACGACCAGTACTTGAAGCCGCTCATGGAAGAACTGCTGAAGCGCATCCTGGACTCGAATAAGCGCGTTCAGGAAGCTGCATGCTCCGCCTTTGCCActctggaggaggaggcctgCACGGAACTGGTGCCCTACCTGGAGTATATTCTAAAGACGCTCGTCTTTGCGTTCTCCAAGTACCAGCACAAGAATCTACTCATACTGTACGATGCCGTGGGTACTTTGGCAGACTCCGTCGGTCATCATCTGAATAAACCGCAATACATTGACATCCTAATGCCTCCGCTAATTGATAAGTGGAATCTGCTGAAGGACGACGACAAGGATCTGTTCCCTTTGTTGGAGTGCCTGTCGAGCATCGCCACTGCCTTGCAGTCCGGCTTTTTGCCCTACTGCGACCCGGTGTATCGCAGGTGCATCTCCCTCATTGAGCAGACTATCAACCAGGAAATG CTGTGTGAACAAAACCAATCGCACGACTTTCCCGACAAGGAGCGCATGATAGCTGCCCTAGATCTGCTGTGTGCCCTAGCCGAGGGATTGGACCACCACATCGAGCCACTGGTGGCCAACAGCAATGTATTGCATCTACTCTCCCAGTGCGTGCAGGACGTTATGCCTACA GTACGCCAATCTTCGTTTGCCCTGCTGGGTGATTTGAGCAAGTCCTGTTTTTCCCAGGTATATCCTTTCATCACCGAGTTTTTTTTGAGCTTGGTGCAAAACCTAAACCCTAACTTTATTGAGGTGTGCAACAATGCAACTTGGGCCATAGGGGAAATCTGCTTGAAATTGG GTGAGGAAACCAAGCAGTACATACGCCTCGTGCTTAGCGACCTGCTGATCATTATCAACCGGCAGAATATGCCAAAAACTCTTCTGGAGAATGCGG CAATAACAATCGGTCGTCTAGGTTATGTGTGTCCAGATGAAGTGGCTCCCTATTTGCCCGAATTCGCACGGGAGTg GTGCACGTTGCTACGTCATATACAGGACAACAGCGAGAAGTATTCGTCCTTTATGGGAATGTGCCATATGATCAGGTTGAATCCAGAAGGCGTGGTGACCGACTTCATGTTCTTTTGCGATGCCGTTGCCTCGTGGGAGAATCCTCCACAGAATCTGCGACAGATGATTCAAAAT ATTCTCCAAGGCTTTAAGAACCAAACGGGTGAGGAGAATTGGCAAAGTTTCACGGATCAATTTCCACCACCTCTGACCTACCGGCTAAACTACCTGTACGACATATGA
- the LOC122616496 gene encoding zinc finger protein 708: MGTRELPFSVLSLCRTCLIQLEHGVGHDLFVVPDLSKKLMACTSFEADQNDGFPKNLCPQCFTKLNELHDFRELCARSIKRLREIVTSQRIAPMGVFEPIAEDSEAPGRPEEPASFDPLLNHKLEMIDNEEEVFKMLEKVDRDPEEHSSGQSQDDSSSAEDNGVEEEKKPSEGFTSDDEQPLAQRRRIANEKRKLHRLISCPICQQKFKKQSKYEEHMKHHNDLLPFQCQEESCRKGFTTAGALRLHVDYAHTKKEDEIPCTVEGCRLVFPRLRLLTIHLKKVHNQARVSAPRVEQPCRECGMVFRCPVALKKHMYKHTGEELPYPCNICGKGFHINSALKNHLLRHAGIKNYVCPYCGVGKTTRQEWSKHILTHTQEKQFKCHICEHATHTKRALDSHVKIVHEKIRNFACQYCGKTFGKSHACKIHEMTHTGEKRCECKVCGKKFLYTESLTKHLKIHEKSVERALETYRQRQGNGDARDSHVDTDQLLKVCAESVATIPKDPRRVERVDLAQLAGTVVNPIPTVQIPASKVPDRAKFVQKEGIHLCPGCSQGFNNLGNMKRHYKSVHEKVKDFECRYCSRRFANSQSLKQHEWIHTGEKPYECKRCGTHFRQEAALIRHQKVHDEKPPKHARPPKEISERAREKALQKSERRRKVEALRQEIAKVAKAELKDLENQRTLEKQQNTYEQYQAAAASQTCPESKAEP; encoded by the exons ATGGGCACCAGGGAGCTCCCGTTCTCCGTCCTTTCGCTTTGTCGCACCTGCCTTATCCAACTGGAGCATGGTGTTGGACACGATCTCTTCGTGGTTCCAGATCTGTCCAAGAAACTAATGGCTTGCACTTCGTTTGAAGCGGATCAGAACGACGGATTCCCGAAGAACTTGTGCCCCCAATGTTTCACCAAGTTGAACGAGCTGCACGATTTCCGCGAACTGTGCGCAAGATCCATCAAACGTCTTAGGGAAATAGTCACCAGCCAGAGGATTGCACCCATGGGTGTTTTCGAACCCATAGCTGAGGATTCTGAGGCACCTGGAAGGCCGGAGGAGCCGGCTAGTTTTGATCCCCTGCTGAATCACAAGCTGGAGATGATTGACAACGAGGAGGAAGTGTTCAAGATGCTGGAGAAGGTGGACAGAGACCCAGAGGAGCATTCAAGTGGCCAAAGCCAAGATGATTCCTCCAGTGCAGAGGACAACGGagtggaggaggagaagaagcCGTCGGAAGGGTTCACCAGTGATGATGAACAACCCTTGGCGCAGCGACGGAGGATTGCGAACGAGAAGCGTAAGCTGCATCGCCTAATAAGCTGTCCCATCTGCCAGCAAAAGTTCAAAAAGCAGTCAAAGTACGAGGAGCACATGAAGCACCACAATGATCTGTTGCCGTTTCAATGCCAGGAGGAAAGTTGCCGCAAGGGCTTCACTACAGCCGGTGCACTGCGTCTTCACGTGGACTATGCGCACAccaagaaggaggatgagatTCCCTGCACGGTGGAGGGCTGTCGATTGGTATTCCCTCGTCTCCGCCTGCTGACCATCCACTTGAAGAAGGTTCACAACCAGGCGAGGGTTAGTGCTCCGCGTGTTGAACAGCCTTGCAGGGAATGTGGCATGGTTTTTCGTTGCCCGGTGGCTTTAAAGAAACACATGTACAAGCACACGGGCGAAGAGCTCCCCTATCCCTGTAACATTTGCGGCAAGGGCTTCCATATTAACAGTGCCCTAAAGAATCATCTTCTCCGGCATGCAGGCATCAAGAACTACGTGTGTCCGTACTGCGGAGTGGGGAAGACCACCCGCCAGGAATGGAGCAAGCACATTCTGACCCACACCCAGGAGAAGCAGTTTAAATGCCACATCTGCGAGCACGCCACTCACACAAAGCGGGCTCTAGATAGCCACGTTAAGATTGTGCACGAGAAAATCCGAAATTTTGCATGCCAGTACTGTGGAAAGACTTTCGGAAAATCCCACGCCTGCAAAATACACGAGATGACGCACACCGGTGAAAAGCGATGCGAATGCAAG GtttgtggcaaaaagttccTGTACACGGAGAGTCTCACAAAGCACCTGAAGATTCATGAGAAGAGCGTTGAAAGGGCTCTGGAGACGTATAGACAGCGGCAAGGAAATGGCGACGCCAGAGACTCTCATGTGGACACGGATCAGCTGCTGAAGGTGTGCGCCGAATCCGTAGCCACCATTCCTAAGGATCCCCGCCGCGTAGAGCGAGTTGATTTGGCCCAACTGGCAGGCACCGTAGTGAATCCCATTCCCACAGTTCAGATACCAGCCAGCAAAGTGCCAGACAGAGCGAAGTTTGTGCAAAAGGAGGGCATACACTTGTGTCCCGGCTGCAGTCAGGGATTCAATAACCTAGGCAACATGAAGCGTCACTACAAGAGCGTCCACGAAAAAGTCAAGGACTTTGAGTGCCGTTACTGCTCCCGTCGCTTCGCCAACTCCCAATCCCTGAAGCAACATGAGTGGATACACACTGGTGAAAAGCCCTACGAGTGTAAGAGATGTGGCACTCACTTTCGCCAGGAAGCAGCTCTCATCCGTCACCAAAAAGTCCATGACGAAAAGCCGCCGAAACACGCCAGACCACCAAAGGAAATCAGCGAAAGAGCACGTGAGAAGGCCCTGCAGAAAAGTGAGCGTAGACGAAAGGTTGAGGCTCTACGGCAGGAAATTGCTAAGGTCGCTAAGGCGGAGCTCAAGGATTTGGAGAACCAACGGACATTAGAGAAGCAGCAAAACACCTACGAACAGTATCAGGCAGCGGCAGCTAGCCAAACTTGTCCAGAATCTAAGGCAGAACCTTAA
- the LOC122615639 gene encoding transportin-1-like gives MTWAPQEEGLQQIIAILKESQSPDTATQMAVQMKLEEFNRYPDFNNYLIYVLTKLKTEDEPTRSLSGLILKNNIRMHGTTLQPEIVEYIKHECLQAVGDSSPLIRATVGILITTIASNGGLHNWPQLLPSLCEMLDHQDYNVCEGAFSALQKICEDSAEILDSAALNRPLNIMIPKFLEYFKHNSPKIRSHAIACINQFIINRSQALMLNIDSFIENLFHLSSDEDHEVRKNVCHGLVMLLEVRMDRLMPHMSQIIEYMLLRTQDTDEGVALEASEFWLSLAEQSICKDVLAPYLSQLAPVLVRGMRYSEVDIILLKGNVEEDDMVPDREEDIRPRFHKSRAHTIRSTQEGGAGAAGDDDDDEFEDGMDDDSSLSEWNLRKCSAAALDVLANVFREDCLPVVLPILKETLFHQEWVIKESGVLALGAIAEGCMQGMIQHLPELIPYLISCLSDKKALVRSITCWTLSRYANWVVNQPHDQYLKPLMEELLKRILDSNKRVQEAACSAFATLEEEACTELVPYLEYILKTLVFAFSKYQHKNLLILYDAVGTLADSVGHHLNKPQYIDILMPPLIDKWNLLKDDDKDLFPLLECLSSIATALQSGFLPYCDPVYRRCISLIEQTINQEMLCKQNQTYDHPDKERMIVALDLLSGLAEGLDRHIETLVANSNIMHLLYQCMQDVLPEVRQSSFALLGDLTKACFPHVHPFMAEFFPILGQNLNPDFISVCNNATWAIGEICMKLGEETKQYIRLVLSDLFIIINRPNTPKTLLENTAITIGRLGYVCPVEVAPYLPEFVRQWCTSLRHIRDNDEKDSAFRGMCHMITVNPAGVVADFIFFCDAIASWVNPPQDLHQMIQKILHGFKTQVGEENWRRFVEQFPPTLAERLATMYNI, from the exons atgacGTGGGCACCACAGGAAGAAGGTCTGCAGCAGATCATAGCGATCCTCAAGGAGTCGCAATCACCGGACACAGCCACTCAGATGGCCGTACAGATG AAACTGGAGGAATTCAACCGCTATCCAGACTTCAACAACTATCTGATCTATGTGCTGACCAAACTGAAGACAGAGGACGAACCCACGAGATCCCTCAGCGGTCTAATCCTTAAAAACAACATCCGCATGCACGGCACCACTCTGCAACCGGAGATTGTTGAGTATATCAAACACGAGTGCCTGCAGGCAGTGGGAGACTCATCGCCGCTCATCCGTGCCACCGTGGGCATCCTAATCACCACCATCGCCAGCAATGGCGGTCTGCACAACTGGCCGCAGCTGCTTCCATCTCTTTGCGAAATGCTCGACCACCAGGACTACAATGTGTGCGAGGGAGCCTTCAGTGCCCTGCAGAAAATTTGCGAGGATTCCGCCGAGATTTTAGACTCTGCAGCGCTCAACAGACCGCTGAACATAATGATTCCAAAATTCCTGGAGTACTTCAAGCACAACAGTCCAAAGATCCGCTCCCACGCCATTGCCTGCATCAACCAGTTCATCATAAACAGATCACAGGCCCTGATGCTAAACATAGACAGCTTCATTGAGAACCTCTTTCACCTGTCCTCAGATGAGGATCATGAGGTGCGAAAAAACGTGTGCCACGGATTGGTTATGCTGCTGGAGGTGCGAATGGACCGTCTGATGCCGCACATGTCCCAGATTATTGag TATATGCTGTTGCGCACCCAGGACACCGATGAGGGTGTGGCCCTGGAAGCATCCGAGTTCTGGCTATCCCTGGCCGAGCAAAGCATCTGCAAGGACGTGCTTGCCCCTTACCTATCTCAATTAGCCCCAGTTCTTGTGCGAGGCATGCGGTACTCAGAGGTCGACATAATTCTTCTCAAGGGAAACGTTGAAGAGGATGACATGGTGCCCGATCGAGAAGAGGATATCCGGCCGCGTTTCCACAAGTCCCGTGCACACACAATCAGGAGTACACAAGAGggtggagctggagcggcaggtgatgatgacgacgacgaatTTGAAGATGGAATGGACGACGATAGCTCGCTATCAGAATGGAACTTGCGCAAGTGCAGCGCAGCTGCTCTCGATGTATTGGCAAATGTTTTCCGTGAGGATTGTCTACCCGTCGTACTGCCCATCCTAAAGGAGACGTTATTCCACCAGGAATGGGTGATCAAAGAGAGTGGTGTGCTGGCCTTGGGAGCTATCGCCGAGGGCTGCATGCAGGGCATGATCCAACACCTGCCAGAGCTGATTCCCTACCTAATTAGCTGTCTGTCCGACAAGAAGGCACTGGTGCGCTCCATTACATGCTGGACGCTCTCGCGATACGCCAACTGGGTTGTCAACCAGCCGCACGACCAGTACTTGAAGCCGCTCATGGAAGAGCTGCTGAAGCGCATCCTGGACTCGAATAAGCGCGTTCAGGAAGCTGCATGCTCCGCCTTTGCCActctggaggaggaggcctgCACGGAACTGGTGCCCTACCTGGAGTATATTCTAAAGACGCTCGTCTTTGCGTTCTCCAAGTACCAGCACAAGAATCTACTCATACTGTACGATGCCGTGGGTACTTTGGCAGACTCCGTCGGTCATCATCTGAATAAACCGCAATACATTGACATCCTAATGCCTCCGCTAATTGATAAGTGGAATCTGCTGAAGGACGACGACAAGGATCTGTTCCCTTTGTTGGAGTGCCTGTCGAGCATCGCCACTGCCTTGCAGTCCGGCTTTTTGCCCTACTGCGACCCGGTGTATCGCAGGTGCATCTCCCTCATTGAGCAAACTATCAACCAGGAAATG CTGtgtaaacaaaaccaaacgTACGACCATCCCGACAAGGAGCGCATGATTGTCGCCCTAGATTTGCTGTCTGGCCTAGCCGAGGGTTTGGACCGACATATCGAGACACTGgtggccaacagcaacattaTGCACCTACTCTATCAGTGCATGCAGGACGTTCTGCCCGAG GTACGCCAATCTTCGTTTGCCCTGCTGGGTGATTTGACTAAAGCCTGTTTCCCCCACGTGCATCCGTTCATGGCTGAGTTCTTTCCCATCCTGGGACAAAACCTTAACCCGGACTTTATTTCGGTGTGCAATAATGCCACTTGGGCCATTGGCGAAATCTGCATGAAATTGG gtGAGGAGACTAAGCAGTACATACGCCTTGTACTCAGCGACCTTTTCATCATTATCAACCGTCCGAACACGCCCAAGACACTGCTGGAGAACACAG CAATAACAATCGGTCGTCTAGGTTATGTGTGCCCAGTTGAAGTGGCTCCTTATTTGCCCGAATTTGTACGACAGTG GTGCACATCATTGCGGCACATACGAGACAATGATGAGAAGGACTCAGCCTTCCGTGGAATGTGTCATATGATCACGGTGAATCCAGCTGGCGTGGTCGCAGACTTCATATTCTTCTGCGATGCCATCGCCTCGTGGGTTAACCCACCGCAGGATCTGCATCAGATGATACAAAAG ATTCTGCACGGTTTTAAAACCCAAGTGGGCGAAGAAAACTGGCGTCGATTTGTGGAGCAATTCCCGCCAACACTGGCCGAGCGCCTGGCCACAATGTATAACATCTAA
- the LOC122615637 gene encoding transportin-1-like isoform X1, protein MAWTPRDEGLQQLLPILKDSQSPDTATQLAVQVKLEEFNCYPDFNNYLVYVLTKLKTEDEATRSMSGLILKNNILEQSTTLQPEFVEYIKHECLQAVGDSSPLIRSTVGILITTIASNGGLHNWPQLLPSLCEMLDNQDYNVCEGAFSALQKICEDFAEILDSAALNRPLNIMIPKFLEYFKHNSPKIRSHAIACISQLIINRSPALLLSIDSLIRNLLHVSSDDDPVVRKNVCHALVCLVQVHCDHMVPHMWQIVGNILLCSQDADKDVALQATEFWLSLGMQTNSRDMLAPILSQLVSVLVRRMQYTEVDITLLKANVDEDDEEPDREQDISPRFHKSRAHLINTELDEDPDDDKSFSDWSLRKCSASSFDMVANIFREDCLPVVLPILKETLFHQEWVIKESGVLALGAIAEGCMQGMIQHLPELIPYLISCLSDKKALVRSITCWTLSRYANWVVNQPHDQYLKPLMEELLKRILDSNKRVQEAACSAFATLEEEACTELVPYLEYILKTLVFAFSKYQHKNLLILYDAVGTLADSVGHHLNKPQYIDILMPPLIDKWNLLKDDDKDLFPLLECLSSIATALQSGFLPYCDPVYRRCISLIEQTINQEMLCEQNQSHDFPDKERMIAALDLLCALAEGLDHHIEPLVANSNVLHLLSQCVQDVMPTVRQSSFALLGDLSKSCFSQVYPFITEFFLSLVQNLNPNFIEVCNNATWAIGEICLKLGEETKQYIRLVLSDLLIIINRQNMPKTLLENAAITIGRLGYVCPDEVAPYLPEFAREWCTLLRHIQDNSEKYSSFMGMCHMIRLNPEGVVTDFMFFCDAVASWENPPQNLRQMIQNILQGFKNQTGEENWQSFTDQFPPPLTYRLNYLYDI, encoded by the exons ATGGCGTGGACACCACGGGATGAGGGtctgcagcagctccttcCGATACTCAAGGACTCGCAGTCTCCGGACACAGCCACGCAGCTAGCCGTGCAAGTG AAGCTGGAAGAATTCAATTGCTACCCGGACTTCAACAACTATCTTGTCTATGTGCTCACGAAACTGAAGACGGAGGACGAGGCAACGCGCTCGATGAGCGGACTGATCCTCAAAAACAACATCCTTGAACAAAGCACAACCCTGCAGCCGGAGTTCGTGGAGTACATCAAACACGAGTGCCTGCAGGCAGTGGGTGACTCGTCGCCCCTCATCCGTTCCACCGTGGGCATCCTAATCACCACCATCGCCAGCAATGGCGGTCTGCACAACTGGCCGCAGCTGCTTCCATCTCTCTGCGAAATGCTCGACAACCAGGACTACAATGTGTGCGAGGGAGCCTTCAGTGCCCTGCAAAAAATTTGCGAGGATTTCGCCGAGATTTTGGACTCCGCCGCGCTCAACAGACCGCTGAACATAATGATTCCAAAGTTCCTGGAGTACTTCAAGCACAACAGTCCAAAGATCCGCTCCCACGCCATTGCCTGCATCAGCCAACTCATCATAAACAGATCTCCGGCCCTGCTGCTCAGCATAGACAGCCTCATTAGGAATCTCTTACACGTGTCCTCGGATGATGACCCCGTGGTTCGCAAGAACGTTTGCCACGCATTGGTGTGTCTGGTGCAGGTGCACTGTGACCACATGGTACCGCACATGTGGCAGATTGTTGGG AACATTTTGTTGTGCTCCCAGGACGCCGATAAGGACGTGGCTCTGCAGGCCACCGAGTTCTGGCTGTCATTGGGAATGCAGACAAACAGCAGGGATATGCTGGCTCCCATTTTATCCCAGTTAGTCTCAGTTCTTGTGCGTCGAATGCAATACACGGAAGTCGACATTACTCTTCTGAAGGCCAATGTAGATGAAGATGACGAGGAGCCTGATAGAGAGCAGGATATCAGCCCACGTTTCCACAAGTCCCGTGCACACTTAATTAATACTGAATTGGATGAAGACCCGGACGACGATAAATCGTTTTCGGATTGGAGCTTGCGCAAGTGCAGCGCTTCTTCCTTCGACATGGTGGCGAATATTTTCCGCGAGGATTGCTTACCCGTTGTGCTGCCCATCCTAAAGGAGACGCTATTCCACCAGGAATGGGTGATCAAAGAGAGTGGTGTGCTGGCCTTGGGAGCTATCGCCGAGGGCTGCATGCAGGGCATGATCCAACACCTGCCAGAGCTGATTCCCTACCTAATTAGCTGTCTGTCCGACAAGAAGGCACTGGTGCGCTCCATTACATGCTGGACGCTCTCGCGATACGCCAACTGGGTTGTCAACCAGCCGCACGACCAGTACTTGAAGCCGCTCATGGAAGAACTGCTGAAGCGCATCCTGGACTCGAATAAGCGCGTTCAGGAAGCTGCATGCTCCGCCTTTGCCActctggaggaggaggcctgCACGGAACTGGTGCCCTACCTGGAGTATATTCTAAAGACGCTCGTCTTTGCGTTCTCCAAGTACCAGCACAAGAATCTACTCATACTGTACGATGCCGTGGGTACTTTGGCAGACTCCGTCGGTCATCATCTGAATAAACCGCAATACATTGACATCCTAATGCCTCCGCTAATTGATAAGTGGAATCTGCTGAAGGACGACGACAAGGATCTGTTCCCTTTGTTGGAGTGCCTGTCGAGCATCGCCACTGCCTTGCAGTCCGGCTTTTTGCCCTACTGCGACCCGGTGTATCGCAGGTGCATCTCCCTCATTGAGCAGACTATCAACCAGGAAATG CTGTGTGAACAAAACCAATCGCACGACTTTCCCGACAAGGAGCGCATGATAGCTGCCCTAGATCTGCTGTGTGCCCTAGCCGAGGGATTGGACCACCACATCGAGCCACTGGTGGCCAACAGCAATGTATTGCATCTACTCTCCCAGTGCGTGCAGGACGTTATGCCTACA GTACGCCAATCTTCGTTTGCCCTGCTGGGTGATTTGAGCAAGTCCTGTTTTTCCCAGGTATATCCTTTCATCACCGAGTTTTTTTTGAGCTTGGTGCAAAACCTAAACCCTAACTTTATTGAGGTGTGCAACAATGCAACTTGGGCCATAGGGGAAATCTGCTTGAAATTGG GTGAGGAAACCAAGCAGTACATACGCCTCGTGCTTAGCGACCTGCTGATCATTATCAACCGGCAGAATATGCCAAAAACTCTTCTGGAGAATGCGG CAATAACAATCGGTCGTCTAGGTTATGTGTGTCCAGATGAAGTGGCTCCCTATTTGCCCGAATTCGCACGGGAGTg GTGCACGTTGCTACGTCATATACAGGACAACAGCGAGAAGTATTCGTCCTTTATGGGAATGTGCCATATGATCAGGTTGAATCCAGAAGGCGTGGTGACCGACTTCATGTTCTTTTGCGATGCCGTTGCCTCGTGGGAGAATCCTCCACAGAATCTGCGACAGATGATTCAAAAT ATTCTCCAAGGCTTTAAGAACCAAACGGGTGAGGAGAATTGGCAAAGTTTCACGGATCAATTTCCACCACCTCTGACCTACCGGCTAAACTACCTGTACGACATATGA